AAAGCGTTAAGCTGGCTTAAACAATTTCCTTTTACATTCCTAGCAGGTGAGCATGAGACCATTTACTTGTAGTATTCCTGCAAGAGATCAATGCAGCAACGTGTTGCTTTTCTGTTGGCAGGGGAGAAGGATGAAGTGGACCAGTAACACTTATGTATTGTGGCTAGTTAGTCTGGtcatttgattgtactttccgTCTTACTGTTTTGTTTTGGTGGTCAGTGCTTTTACATTCTTTTGTCTATCTCTAACGTTTAAGGCCTAATACTTTGTCACAATCTATAATTTCTAACATGTGGGTTTTATTGCTTTCAGCGCAAGATCAAGTAACTGACACGTTATTAATATGATTGAATGTCTGCCTCATGCAATAATCTCTAGAGTACTCCATGACTACTCTCAGCTCCCCAATATTGGATATTTATTAGATTGCATTGTTGTGGATAATTCGATGAAGGACATTATACAAGAACGGATAACCAAATTTGCATACTTCCGTTTTATGACAATTAAACTATAAATTTAGCATAGCATTTTTCATAGAGCCTCATGCTTTTGCAATTAACAAGCTTAAAATGTTTGCCTCTTAGCATTTTGATTTTATATGCATCATTTGCTCCCGAGTTTCTGTTGCACAACATGATCTCACGTGAAtatcttccttttctctctagGCCTTCAGGAAATTTCCAGATGGAATTGTAGCAACTGAGTGGTTGCATTCTGTCCCTCGCTTAATAAGTGACAATGAGTCAAGCATCCAGGAGGAATGTGAGAACTTGTTCCTAGAACTGGTTCTGGAAAAGATATCAAGAGCAGGATCAGCTGGTTCACCTCATAATTGCTCCGCTCCATATAAGTCGAATGGCAACGAAAAAGATTTTGATAGGCAGATTGACTCACTATTTCCAGATGGAGCATTGGGTCTGCTGCGAGAGATTTGCAATGGTGAAGTAGTGCCTTGGATAAAGAAGATATGCAAAAGTCTTGGCAAGAAAAATCGGCTTAGGCCTGTATTAGCTGCAGCTCTTCAGAATATTATTAGAGCATCCGAGTCTCTCTGGTTAAGTCAGTCGCTGCCAATTGATAAGTGGACAGCCCCACAAGGTGCATGGTTTCTTCTATCAGAGGTGTCAGCATTTCTTCCGGATGCTGTTGACTGGGaatttctccatcatcattGGCAGCTCCTTGATGAAACTAGATTGGGATGTGAGAGAAAGACTCCATTTACCcatggagattggcatgaagaCGATGATGCGGAACCCTACTCTATCACTTGGGCTGGTGACCGTGTTTTCCTCTTGCAAACAATGGCTAATATTTCTCTTGAGCTGTCCCCTGGCCCTGCTGCAGACTTGGCTCATAATTTACTAAAACGAATTGAAGGATTTGATATGCACCCAACAGAGGTACATTATCTGTCATCATCATCGATTATTTCAGGCTAACCACTCATTGATTTTCTGCATGCTGGCTGTTTTCTCAACCATGTGGCCTAAGAAACGAGACTGCGGTAAATCTGTTTCATATGACAACTGAATGAAGAACTTGTGAATGTCACTGATGCACTTAACAAGTCAATCATTTTTTGTGGAGATGCGGTAATATCTGTTTCATATGACAAGTGAGTGAATGACTCATAAATCTCAGCGATGCACTTAACGAGTCAATCATATGTTGTGGAACTTCAAGTAATGGAACAAATATGGTCTCATGCTTGAGGCTTATTCAGCATGTAGAATAAGATAAACTAAATAGGTTTCTCTTGAATAGATGGCCGTCTTTATGTATCGATGATTTCCATACATAAGACATCTATTTCAAGGTCATTCCTTGCCCTTGAAATGCCTTGATACTGATCCAAGTACCTTAAGTAACTTCCAATTGATTATAATGGCACATGGGAACAAAAATAATGTCTCCTCTTGAGACCACATTTTCCAACAACCATCATTAACGTGGCATGAATCATGTTCTGCAATGACAATCTTTCAAAACCTAGTGTGGAGCTCGTCTAATAACTTGGTGAATGGGAAGGTATATTTACCAGAAATATTACTCATATTCACTAACGAATGCACGTGCATATGTTATTAATGGTACTGTCTGGTTGCAGGTCAATGCTCATGTAAAAGTCCTTAGAACGGTGTGCAAGCAGAAGGCTTTAAGTGCAGGAGAGGCTGACACACTTATCCTGAGATGGGTAAGACAACTTCTCTCTAAAGCCACCCAAGCTATAGAGAAGTACATTTCTGAGAACacacaagaaaatgaagaaggcaATTTCTTTACTCCTCCGAGAAGTGGGAATAGAAGAAGCGGAATATCTATGACATCTGAATTACTATCACAAGCAACAATTGCAGCTTATACAGTTGGTTCCTTAGTCATTGTCTGTCCTTCAGCAGACTTGAGCACAGTGATCCCATTATTGCACAAGATCATTACTTCTGGTGATCTCCAACCAAAATCAAAGTTGTTATCGGCTCCTCAAGTTTCTCTGAAACAGATAGCTGTATCATTGTATATACAGGGGTGGTTAACAATGGGAAAGATTTGCCTTGTAGATGGGAAAATTGCAAAGCGTTACATACCCCTGTTTGTGCAGGTAGTATGCGTTCCTTGCCAAAAACTGACTTATATTTTACTGGAAACTCTTGTAATGTCATGTTCTGGCTTAGAAAGAAACAAGTTGGGtgcattatttgtttttttttttggtctgtgAGTTGGGTGCATTTTACTCCAAACATTTTGCCACTTTTAGTACATTAGTTCCCTAATGTTGTGAAGTGGCTTTTATTCTAAGTAGTGTAGTTTGGTAAGGTTGCACTTTCCTATGATGCCCATTTAAGCATCAGTCCAAGATTAAAAAGTGCTGATGTGTAGAGATTTTATCTAGTTTGCCTTGAAAATTCGAATTTAGGATTGTCAGATAACTGTGAACACTATTTTTCTGTGCTGCTGCATTTGTTATTGTCTTTTAACCAAATGGTTTCTGATGATATAAAACTTAAGTTTGGAAATTTTGGCCTTATATATTTTCTATTAGTATTATTTGAACTGAATAGATTCCCAGCTTAGAGTTATTTCACGTCTGGGAAATATCCATCTCAGCATATTGAAATTTATTGGAGCTACTGGCTAGTGAAATACCAGTTTGATGCATGTCAAGACTCGGCTTTAGATGATTTGAAGATTAAAGATTAAACAAACGATCAAAGATTGAATTTAttcttgaaatttcaaataaatatgtgaAACCTTTGCTCGAAATGCTTCCTGGCTTTCCCCTTGAACCCCGAGATCTGCTTTTTAGTTGACATATTGTGTTCCTGATAATGGTTTCTGGTATTCAAGTTTGTTCCTAAAAGATCTTGTCTTCTAGCTGgctttcctcattttttttctagttaCTTGTGTTTACCATTTCCTGATGTTGCAGGAGCTTGAGAAAAGTGATTCTGCCACTCTTAGGAACAATCTAGTAGTGATGATGGCGGATTTTTGTGTTCGTTACACTGCTTTAATTGATTGGTGAGCACTAATTGTACTAGCTGTTGTGATATTTGAACCACATATGCGAAAGTGATAATCATTCACTTGAAACTTGGAAAACTGCTCACATGACCGATGCTTTATCGCTATACAGTCACATAGCAAAGATCACGAGGTGTCTGGGTGATCCGTGCGAAATTGTCAGGAGGCAGACTTTCATACTTCTGTCAAGATTGCTCCAGGTCTAGTTTTACTTGTGGTATCACTATTTATGATGTCATTTTTAGACAAAAGCTTTGCTTGTTCATGAAGACGTACTCTTCCATTGATTGGTTGGCATAAATTTCTTCAGAGGGACTATGTGAAATGGAGGGGACAGCTCTTTTTTCGATTTCTTTTGTCTCTGGTGGATGAATCTGAAAAGATAAGAGAACTTGCTGATTTCCTCTTTGGGAATATTCTAAGAGGTAGTTCACAGTTATAAAGGTTGATCTTCAAAGAGATGCTCATAAATCCTATCCTTCTAACTATATGTTCTTCTCTCTTTGCAGTCAAAGCACCACTTTTAGCTTATAACAGTTTTGTGGAAGCAATTTTTGCTCTGAATGATTGCCGTGCGCACAGTGGACATTGTAGTTCACAGAGTTCACAGGCTGAGAGCCGTCTGTTTTCGATAAGGTATGGGTTACATATCTCAATTAAGATTGCTTACTGGAATCGAGATCTTATTCAAAGAGAAAATATCATATGGTACCAAAGTAGACTGTTCATCAGGCTTAAATTTCCAGGGGCATTGATGAAATTTCAAGGTCCAAAAGAATGCGCATTTACACTAGTTTGCTGAAACAAATGGCCCCCGAGCACTTGTTGGCCACATTTGCCAAGATATGTGCAGAGATACTTGCAGCGGCATCTGATGGTATGCTCAGTATCGAAGATACTACTGGACAGTCAGTTCTACAGGTACTACGCAATGCATATCCATATTGGTCAACGGTCATGCATGGATAGCTGCAGAGAATGTGACATAAACAGCAATACACGCAGAAGTATTTCTCCTTATCTTAGTGGATAGATGCAGGAGAGTAAAAGAATATATGTTCCCCGTTTGGAAATAGACATTGCAAATGCTATCCCCATAAGCCCAAAATAACATGGAAACTGTCCCTTTCTTTACCATAGAAGGAAAGTGTGGTCTCTCTGCGAAATGCTTGCTGAACTTCATGTACTGTGATTCAAGCATTGTGATTGAACTGGCACTTAGCAGTTGTAGAATATGTATTCACCAATCACCGTTCTTTTGGTTTAATAAAACGTTTGTATTTGACCCCGTAAGCTTATTCTCAATGAATATCCTAATTCTCCTTATGACCTGCATAAACTCGTCTTTACCTGGTTTTATGCACCCTCAACTGAGGGAACAGGATGCTTTTCAGATTCTTGCTTGCAAGGAGATCCGCCTCCCGACAAGCCGGAATTCCACATTGGAGTCTCCTGAAATGGATGAAGAAAGCAATGGTTCTGGTGGAACATCCGCTGCAGCTGCTAAAGGACGGGCGATAAGTCAATCTGTAAGAAAGAGCCTCATACAAAACACCATCCCAATATTCATAGAGCTGAAGAGACTACTCGAGAGCAAGAACAGCCCCCTCACGGGTTGTCTCATGGATTGCCTCCGTCTCCTCCTCAAGGACTACAAGAATGAGATAGACGACATATTGGTGGCCGATAAGCAGCTCCAGAGAGAGCTCTTATATGACATGCAGAAATATGAATCTGCAAAGGCCAGATCAGAAGCTGCAGAGGCCGTTGCTGCAATGGAAAAATCGGTGAATAATCATACGCCTCAGGCTTCCAACGCTCCCAGTGGAGTGCCGTGCCAGAAGAAGTCCTCTAACGAGTTGCGGAGCAATTCTAGAGTGGCTTCGGCTGGAGCAGACGCCGCAGCCGAGGCCACAGCTCGGTCTGTGCTCAGGGAAGTGAGCAGAGGGACTTCCACGCCGCCTCTTAGTTCTCTGAAAGTGCCCAAGGTCAGATCTTGCCATGGAGCGACGGGTAGCGGGGGCGCTCCGAGCAATCGTCCCAAAGAAGTACTGGAATCCTTGAGAAGGCAACCCTTCGGATCCGATGACGAAAATTAGAGCCTGCTAATGAATCATGTACTGTTCTACTTCACCCAAAAATGAAAACCATTGTAAATAGTCTAGAAATCTCATGCAGTCTGTACCATGAGCAAGTAAGTGTACTTTTGTTGTAATATTTGTTCTAAAATTAGATCCACAATTAGTGGActaattgatggaatatcataaattccatgattagtgggctagttaatgagatttcatattttgagggatttaattgtcacattgttagggattttattgtttttttttttgtaaggtaagAAATATATTAACTTTTCACAACCCTACTTACAAAGGGATAgccaaacacaaaaacctcgtacccattACAACACTTGGAAGTGTCATAGTGGGTGCAAATGTGTTACAGCTAAACAAAAGCAAAGCGAAAGGCCAAAGCACATATACACGGCCTATAGTAATAAACAGCTAAAATACAACCCCGCAAGGAAGAAACGCCACAAATAAGGGCAAGAACTCCCTAGTCAAAGATAGACGACGAGATCCCCCAACTAATTTGCATCCGCCTATTACGAGGGGTATCCTCAACATGATCAAAAGTGAGGGCTTTGTCCCGGACGACCCTCTCAAGATGTTTCAAAAGTTAGGAATTTTATTGTTCGTGATTGATTCTCTTATTAATATAAATACGGGATGATGCTCTAAAAaagatcatcaatccattccaaaaacttctttctttttgcataaaattctacaAGGTATCAGAGCTAGTTTTCTGTTTTCCATCTTAAACTTCTCCGTTGTTGTACCATCACCATTACCACATCTTCCACCACATCTCTTTGCCGAAGCCTACAACTCTCTTAGTTGATCTcgctctcttttattttttggcctaaCCTCGGCCTAAATAGAGGTCACTTTTATGATCTAATCggatcataatctttttttttttccttccatctcGAGTTATTGTCATTTAGCGGTGATGTCGGAAAATTTTGGTGATAAGGTCGATTCTCTTACTTCTGAAACCGGgcggaaatatgaaaaaattctcttccccaccggttcggttcaatttgaTGGCCTTAATTACCTCCTTTGGTCACAATCTATGATAATCGGTATTGCATCGGGAGAATGTACTGGTTTTCTCACGGGGGAGAAACCAAGACCTACTACTCCTCCGATGGCCCTCTCGAGATCTCGAGATGGTTGGTTGAAGATGTCTTTGTAAAggcatttcttttgaatcatatgACTGATGGCATTCGTAAACAATATGTTTTTATGCGGACAACACGGGATATTTGGGTATCGATTAAGGATACATATTCTTAGACAGGAATGCTTGGATGTAAACCTATTGATACTCCACTTGATTCAAACGCGAAGATTTGGGCCAAGACAGGGGAGCCGATAGATTGTGAAAGATATCAAAGACTTGTTGGAAAGCTCATCTATCTTTCTCATACACATCTTGATATTGCCTATGCAGTGAGTCTTgtaagtcaattcatgcatgatcCGTATAATACTCATATGGATGTGATGACTCGAATTCTTTGTTACTTGAAAGACACACTGGGTAAAGGTATATTGTTTCGGAACTATGGTCATTTGAAGGTTGAGGCATTTTCTGATGCGGACCGGGCTAGTAGTGTGGATGACAGGCGATCTACTTCAAGTTATTGTTCTTATGTTGGAGGTAACCTAGTTACTTAGCGAAGAAAAAAGCAAGACGTTGTTGCTAGATCAAACACAGAGGCTGAATTCCGCTCTATGGCTCGGGGCATGTGTGAATTATTATGGGTTCAGAAACCTTTGGATAATCTGGGATTCCAAGTTCAGAAGCCATTAATGATTTATTCCGATAGTAAATCTGCTATCGGTATTTCACATAATCCTATCCAGCATGATAGGACGAAGCATGTGGAAATTGACCGACACTTCATCAAGGAAAAGCTTGATATAGGAGAATTTTGTACTCCATTTGCTCAATTCTCGTAACGGACCGcggatatattcactaaggcggTGAGCAAGCGAGTATTTGATTATCATGTGTCCAAGTTGGGCATGTGCGACATCCATGCGCCAACTTGAGGGGGGTGTTGTAATATTTGTTCTAGAATTAGATCCACCATTAGTGGGctaattgatggaatatcatGAATTCCCCGATTAGTGGGCTAGTTAatgggatttcatattttgaagGATTTGATTGTCACATTGTTAGGGATTTTATTGTACGTGATTGATTCTCCTATTAATATAAATACGGGATGATGCtctaaaaaaatatcatcaatccattccagaaacttctttctttttgcataaaattctacaACTTTCAATTTTACAGCGCCGGTTTATGATTGACTTGTTAAGTGCATCGCTGAGATTCGCAGGCTCTTCGGTCACTTGCCGCAAGAAACAGGTTTACCTCAGTCCCCTTTATTTGTCCACACGGTAGAGAAAACAACCAGCAAGCAAAAAATCAAAGGGTGATTGGACTGATTCAATACGTATTAGCACGTAgtgatttgtaaaatattttcccaaaactgATCGcatgtattgtttgaaatagTGAGTcaacgaaaaacattttcattactGATGACAATTTGTGTCCAAATATTTGCATAcatgatgaaaatacttttcgttcattcattttttgaagCTATGTAaactattattttttgaaaaatattttctaaatcgttcattttccgagaaacaaacggagccctcTTTTAAATTTGGTTTGAAAACAGAGAAAATAACTTGCTGAAGATTTAAATATGTTGCATATCTCATGGTGACTTGGGTAATTGTAAACTAGACCGACAAACCGACCAATATAAAGAAACAAATGTAAGTTTAGAAAATCgtaaggaaaaattataaatgacATTGCATTTGATCGTAATTCACCTTTGAAAGGAAATAAATATAGCATATGGGAGCCCATCGTTTGACAGAAATTCAAAGGGTCGCGCTCTTTCACTTCTTTTCTAGCTAACACATTCCTTATAATAATGTTTTGACTATATTATCCTCCGTAGCTAATACACTCCATCGcttagtttctttctttttgttttctcgcGTTCCCGCCTCCCTCCTCCTTAATTCTCTTtgctctctccctcaccgagGTAATTCTGGCCCTCTCTTATCGGTCTTAATTAAATCCGATCATGGTTCAAGTCTTGGTGGTAATTCACCCAATATTCGGAGCTGAAGATAATCCCCTCTCATCTCAATTCCCGCTTCAAAAGAGATTTAAATTTTCCAACTGGCcaagaaaatggaaaggaaGGGGAAAAGGAAGAAGCTTCAAAGTCGCAATTTCGTTTTTCTCCCTCTCATCGGAAGCAATTGGAGACATTCTGTTTGTTGGGGTTCGATCTTTTTTTctgcttctttgtttttcttcaccGGCTACCCACACAAACCATCCTTTTAACCAGCATGACCACTACGAGAGACAAGATGGAAGGTGGGAcccacaagaaaataaaaagaaagaaaccgaACGGACATCTCAtttgagagaaaggaaaaggaacgcttagggcgcgcatggtaacacttctttACTAGAAATCGGTTCCcgaccaaaagttgatttctctacttcttctcaaaagcagaagttgatttttctacttctgctccaaaTTGACTTATGAAAAGacaaattcgtttggtaatggttgaaaatttctacttttgaaacattactAACAAAATTTTTGGCGGGGCGGCGGAGGGGAGGCGGCCGATGGGTGGTGGCGGGGCGGTGGGCAGCCGGCGGAGGTGGGCGGGCGGGGGTCGGTGTAGtcgaaaaagtgattttaaAGAGAAGAATCTCAAAGTTGGCTAAAAACCTTGCCGTAAATTGAAAATCCCGCCATAAGttaaaatcctaccataagtcaatttttttatcaaacggatttcctTGCCATATTGACTTCTGATAGAGAAATCCAAaagcaaaagtgttatcatgcagctcCTTAGCCgtggaatagaaatagagaatGTTAGCAATTGAAACCCATGGGGGATAATATGGTCAAAATACTAAAATAAAGAGTGTATTAGCTAAGTAAGAAGTGTAAATAGCGCAGCCCGATTTAAATGCTCTAATGCCTTCATTATCACAGTTTATCAAGTTAATCTAAATCTAGCCTAGCACAAAACCATCTATCTAAAGAGAAGAAGTGGAGATCGACATTGCAAAGGTTGACGGATGGCGTCCTCCCTTGCATCATGGACAGGATGTCCAACTTTAGCTTCCAACCTTATCGGACGTAGCAATCGGATTCTTTGTTTCTTCGAAATGTCTTCATAGCGGACCAAAAGTAATCCGAACCTTAGCTTTCGTCCatttggttgaaaaaaaaaccattatcATCATACAATTAAGTATCATGCACAGGCTTTTTTGgagggataattgtccaaaaagtcataaacctattgtacaatgACCAATTTGGTCTCaagcctttcaattgtgccaatttagtcccgaaccttttgattatttttcaatttagtcctaaaccttttgataatttatcaatgtagACCTTTCTGCTAATCATCCAAATTATAGGTTTGGtctaaattgagagaatttcaaaatgtttatgactaaattgacacaattgaaaggtttaggactaaattggcaaatcttcaaaatGGTTAGAataaaattggcacaatttgaaaattttaagactaaattggctgctgtaaaataggtttaagatttctTGGACAATTATCTCcttctttttcgaattttcagaCAAAAGTTCGAGGTTAAAATTCGATTGTGGATTTGCTTACTAATGAGATGTTAAGCAACATTGTGAGTTcagcaattaatcaattgccTAGTTTTCATTTAGGGCAAACAAAATCTAATCCCATTAACACTAGTTATCCAGATTTGGCTAGAAATCTAACCAAGTTCGAGCCTGCGTTCAATTCAAACCCCTCTATAAGAAAGATTGCTTTGCCACAGCTTTCGTACTTCGATCTCTCGCATTTTAAATTGGCCAAGCCATGCCGGCAACTTCCAAAGCATGTGCATCGTGTAGGCACCAGAGGAAGAGGTGCGACGACGGCTGTCCATACGCCGAGCTCTTCCCGGCGAGCCGGTACGACGAGTTCCAGAACGCACAGCGGCTCTTCGGCGTGACCAACATACACAACATCGTGAATGCGGTTGACCCCGAGCTGAGGAAACAAGCCGCCGAGTCGATACTGACGGAGGGTAACGTCAGGAGCGGCGATCCCGTGCACGGATGTCTCGGCGTCGCTCGGAGACTCAAGTGGGAGATAAAGTTCTGCGAGGAGCAGCTGGAAGAGACGAATCGTTGCCTATCTTTCCTTCGACAGAGAGACCAAGAATTGAAGAGGCAACGACAGGGATTCAACAATACTCTAGTTGAACTCCCGCCGTTGCCGCCGTCGTTTCTTTCGaatgggggcggcggcggcgggagcTTCTACGGGCCGATTCGGTCTACCCCGGTAAGCCTAAACATAAGCAATAAACCTCAGACGACGATATCCGTAAAAGGGACACATCTAATTGTCATCCTTTTGTGTGCATGTAGGCCACTACTCTGTTTGACTCAAGTCACATGAATTATCAAGGACTCAACTACCAATCGACGTACGAAGAAGGAACGACCAGCATCCAGCCCTTCAATTCCTTCCGCGCTCCCGAGCCGTGGAACGACAGCCCGACCGGGACGATCACGAGGTAAATCTCCGAACCGGTTCATCTCCCGAGCGCTTGCCATACTGACGTCGCGTGGCGCGCAATTAAATCGTCTCTCCCTCCGATTTCGCAGGGCGGACCAAGTTGCTAAACCTGAAGAGCCGAAGCAGGCTACGCAGAGGGCGTGCGGTGGGACGGAGAACATGGGGCTGTGTTTGAAAGGACCGGACTTCGGATGCCATGGTGATCGAGACAGATGAAGAGATTCTGGCGTCTAGCAATATGGAATTTGGAAGTGCTCATTCTGTTCCTTTCTTCGTTACAATTGAATGAGACActgcaaaattttctttttattcgtgGCATGTGGTGATATTTCTCATCCTAAAACGAAAATCTCCAACCGCGATAGGTGCATCCGAAATATCAAATTATACCTAGTGTGATACTAATCGCCTTAGATTAGTGGCActcaaaatctcaaacttataaCGACAAGACACATGCTCATCTCGTCACCATTCTGTCAAAGACGGCCGTTAAAAACCTAACGTAGCAGCTTGCGTGGACAACGAAAGACAAATGGAGCCGATGTGGCTGCCACACGGCAAAATTATATGCCCAActcattttatgtttttcttgcaTGGTTCATTACAATTCGAATTTACCAATTCTTGATTTCTCTGAGACCGAATCAAGAATTTGACAATCCGGAATCTAACGCTTTTAATTGACTTGCACATACATTTTAAGTATGTGTCATAGATTTGTgtcgtttttctatttttccttcctccaccaTCTTGATTCTTGGTCAGCACCTGGCCGACGTGTCCGCCACCGCCGCCCTTATCATGGATCGCCACTACCTATTTCTCTTCGGCCATGCTCGACTACATCTCGCTCTGTCTATTTCCAACATGCTCTCGGATCGACCTCCATTTGAGATCAAGGCCGGCCTCCGCGCAGCCCCAGATGTGGAGTTTGCGCCTCTAATCCGAGGTCAGCCAAGGTCTCGTGGCTGCGACGGCCTCCGCTGAGGGTACCGCAACCCCCATGGCCCGTTGTCCCCTGTTCTTTGAGCTCAACACCGTGGTAGAGGTCGATCATGACCCTTACTTAGGCTGAGCTCGACGTGCTGTGGCGGAGCTTTGACCCTCGGATCTAAGTTCGACCTCTCCGTGACGAGTGCAGCTTAACACCCAAATTTAAGCTCGACCCCGAATTTGCAACCGGAGCTCGGCCGAGACGGAGATCGTCCTAGATTTGGGCGCGGCGCTCGAGCTCGACAGCCATGCTTgatcccctaaaaaaaaaaattgaatttttatgtGGCGCCACATTGGCACCAGTTgtcctaaaaaaaaacattaatgaTGTCACA
This genomic interval from Rhodamnia argentea isolate NSW1041297 chromosome 4, ASM2092103v1, whole genome shotgun sequence contains the following:
- the LOC115740645 gene encoding condensin-2 complex subunit D3 isoform X3, which codes for MFALSFVINCMVDAGKECEGVKKAIVNLPKYLVQKAPEKSELRASAVESIMQIFRALQYSDQVNFVEYVVKMTEGKSSFRLLAVDLIVQIVLSLKDPLGVQANEVNDSWELRCLQALIKRCSDSNSAIRARALSNLVHLVGVYGNDDRSCKILKEVLGIGDGVSQKTEATINNLLKIRCTDEKGAARKAALHLVTKLTSFFSGPFDGVLLKAMGMACSDPLVSTRKAAVSALSEAFRKFPDGIVATEWLHSVPRLISDNESSIQEECENLFLELVLEKISRAGSAGSPHNCSAPYKSNGNEKDFDRQIDSLFPDGALGLLREICNGEVVPWIKKICKSLGKKNRLRPVLAAALQNIIRASESLWLSQSLPIDKWTAPQGAWFLLSEVSAFLPDAVDWEFLHHHWQLLDETRLGCERKTPFTHGDWHEDDDAEPYSITWAGDRVFLLQTMANISLELSPGPAADLAHNLLKRIEGFDMHPTEVNAHVKVLRTVCKQKALSAGEADTLILRWVRQLLSKATQAIEKYISENTQENEEGNFFTPPRSGNRRSGISMTSELLSQATIAAYTVGSLVIVCPSADLSTVIPLLHKIITSGDLQPKSKLLSAPQVSLKQIAVSLYIQGWLTMGKICLVDGKIAKRYIPLFVQELEKSDSATLRNNLVVMMADFCVRYTALIDCHIAKITRCLGDPCEIVRRQTFILLSRLLQRDYVKWRGQLFFRFLLSLVDESEKIRELADFLFGNILRVKAPLLAYNSFVEAIFALNDCRAHSGHCSSQSSQAESRLFSIRGIDEISRSKRMRIYTSLLKQMAPEHLLATFAKICAEILAAASDGMLSIEDTTGQSVLQDAFQILACKEIRLPTSRNSTLESPEMDEESNGSGGTSAAAAKGRAISQSVRKSLIQNTIPIFIELKRLLESKNSPLTGCLMDCLRLLLKDYKNEIDDILVADKQLQRELLYDMQKYESAKARSEAAEAVAAMEKSVNNHTPQASNAPSGVPCQKKSSNELRSNSRVASAGADAAAEATARSVLREVSRGTSTPPLSSLKVPKVRSCHGATGSGGAPSNRPKEVLESLRRQPFGSDDEN